One stretch of Natronobacterium gregoryi SP2 DNA includes these proteins:
- a CDS encoding 1,4-dihydroxy-2-naphthoate polyprenyltransferase, translating to MTEVETSRTKAWLMAARPQTLPAAAAPVIVGTGLAIHEGVFAPWPALLAFVGAALIQIGTNFANDYYDAVKGTDTEDREGFTRVTQAGIISPGQVKFATIVTFALAILSGTYLVYVGGVPILVIGLVSVLCGWAYTGGPYPLGYHGLGDLFVFVFFGIVAVMGTFYVQAAAVLLAQPFPVSVPEGTVTVEAFVASLPVASISTCIIIVNNVRDKETDAETGKRTLAVRLGYRWSRVEFVALLALAYLAPLWFWPVSGEFGPAVLLPLVTLPYAAIITRTVCTRTDGEALNPALEATGKLLALYAALFAAGLSL from the coding sequence ATGACCGAGGTTGAGACGTCACGGACGAAGGCGTGGTTGATGGCGGCACGCCCGCAGACCTTGCCAGCGGCTGCGGCACCCGTCATCGTCGGGACTGGCCTTGCGATCCACGAAGGCGTGTTCGCGCCCTGGCCGGCGCTTTTGGCTTTCGTCGGTGCAGCGCTGATCCAGATCGGGACCAACTTCGCGAACGACTATTACGACGCGGTCAAGGGGACAGACACCGAAGACCGGGAGGGCTTTACTCGAGTTACGCAGGCTGGCATCATCTCGCCCGGGCAGGTTAAATTCGCGACAATCGTCACGTTCGCGCTGGCGATTCTCTCGGGAACCTACCTCGTCTACGTCGGCGGCGTGCCGATCCTCGTGATCGGACTCGTAAGCGTCCTCTGTGGCTGGGCGTACACGGGCGGACCCTACCCGCTTGGCTATCACGGACTGGGGGATCTCTTCGTCTTCGTCTTCTTCGGGATCGTGGCGGTGATGGGAACGTTCTACGTGCAGGCAGCGGCTGTCCTTCTCGCACAGCCGTTCCCGGTGTCGGTCCCCGAGGGAACCGTCACCGTCGAGGCGTTCGTCGCCAGCCTCCCCGTCGCTTCCATCTCGACGTGTATCATCATCGTGAACAACGTCCGCGACAAAGAGACCGACGCCGAAACTGGAAAGCGAACGCTTGCAGTCCGACTCGGCTACCGCTGGAGTCGCGTCGAGTTCGTCGCGTTGCTCGCGCTCGCCTATCTCGCGCCGCTGTGGTTCTGGCCCGTCTCCGGCGAGTTCGGCCCTGCGGTCTTGCTGCCGCTTGTGACCCTGCCCTACGCTGCCATCATCACCCGGACCGTCTGTACGCGAACCGACGGCGAGGCACTGAATCCGGCACTCGAGGCGACCGGGAAACTGCTCGCACTCTACGCCGCTCTCTTCGCGGCGGGGCTCTCACTATGA
- a CDS encoding class I adenylate-forming enzyme family protein, with translation MPELGELTTDLLSTRVAATPEATALIDVETDREWSYAEFDERVDATTRALASLETDSSRIGVLMGTRPAFAVVFFATMRMGRTVVPLNVRETTETLAGKVERTDCETIVCDRETESTALEIADLADAGPVVSVDEPRAGTVEYLSDPTEDGVSSASDREIDPDDTQLIMFTSGTSGEPKGVRLTVGNLVASATASAFRLGVAPDDRWLCCLPMYHMGGLAPVLRSTLYGTTVVIQREFDPDETVAILEAYDVTGVSLVPTMCKRLLEGGWEPADSLRFVLLGGAPATEDLLERCLEAGVPVHPTYGMTETASQIATATPAEIRSHEGTVGRPLVGTEVTVVDDGGKPVSPGEPGELVVSGPTVTPGYLEDEQTAAAIGERGLHTGDIGYRDEGGRLWILNRRSDRIVTGGENVDPGEVIDALRSHPAVDDASVVGLPDEEWGERVAAVIVPVGDGLEYASVLEHSDERLAGFKRPKTLAAVDELPRTASGTVDREAVRERLLEDGVDVSDVLR, from the coding sequence ATGCCCGAGCTCGGAGAACTGACCACGGACCTGCTCTCGACTCGCGTCGCTGCCACTCCCGAAGCCACGGCCCTGATCGACGTCGAGACCGACCGCGAGTGGAGTTACGCCGAGTTCGACGAGCGCGTCGACGCCACTACTCGAGCACTCGCGTCCCTCGAGACCGACTCGTCTCGGATCGGAGTCCTGATGGGCACTCGACCCGCCTTCGCCGTCGTTTTCTTCGCCACGATGCGGATGGGGAGGACCGTCGTTCCGCTGAACGTCCGCGAGACGACCGAGACGCTCGCAGGGAAGGTCGAACGAACCGATTGCGAGACGATCGTCTGTGACCGCGAGACGGAGTCGACGGCACTCGAGATAGCCGACCTGGCGGATGCTGGGCCGGTCGTCTCTGTCGACGAGCCCAGGGCAGGAACCGTCGAGTATCTCTCCGATCCGACGGAAGACGGCGTCTCGAGCGCGTCGGATCGCGAAATCGATCCCGACGACACTCAGTTGATCATGTTCACGTCGGGCACCTCCGGCGAGCCGAAAGGTGTCCGACTGACCGTCGGCAATCTCGTCGCGAGCGCGACCGCTTCGGCGTTCCGGCTCGGCGTCGCTCCCGACGACCGGTGGCTCTGCTGTCTCCCGATGTACCACATGGGTGGGCTCGCACCCGTCCTCCGGTCGACGCTGTACGGAACGACCGTCGTGATCCAGCGCGAGTTCGACCCGGACGAAACCGTCGCTATCCTCGAGGCGTACGACGTCACCGGCGTCTCGCTCGTCCCGACGATGTGCAAGCGACTGCTCGAGGGCGGCTGGGAACCCGCCGACTCGCTGCGGTTCGTCCTGCTCGGCGGTGCGCCTGCAACCGAGGACTTGCTCGAGCGCTGCCTCGAGGCCGGCGTCCCCGTCCACCCTACCTACGGGATGACCGAGACGGCCTCCCAGATTGCGACGGCGACGCCCGCAGAGATACGGTCGCACGAGGGAACCGTCGGCCGGCCACTCGTCGGCACCGAGGTGACTGTCGTCGACGATGGCGGCAAACCAGTTTCGCCGGGTGAACCCGGAGAACTCGTCGTCTCGGGGCCGACGGTGACGCCGGGCTATCTCGAGGACGAGCAGACTGCTGCAGCCATCGGAGAACGAGGGCTACACACGGGTGATATCGGGTACCGCGACGAGGGCGGCCGGCTCTGGATCCTCAACCGCCGAAGCGACCGGATCGTCACGGGCGGCGAGAACGTCGACCCCGGCGAGGTGATCGACGCCCTGCGCTCCCATCCGGCGGTCGACGACGCCTCCGTCGTCGGCCTCCCCGACGAGGAGTGGGGCGAACGGGTCGCTGCTGTGATCGTGCCAGTGGGAGACGGCCTCGAGTACGCATCGGTGCTCGAGCACTCCGACGAGCGACTCGCGGGGTTCAAGCGGCCAAAGACGCTCGCGGCCGTCGACGAACTTCCCCGGACTGCGTCGGGGACGGTCGATCGCGAGGCAGTTCGAGAGCGATTGCTCGAGGACGGCGTCGACGTGAGTGACGTTCTTCGGTAA
- a CDS encoding Rossmann-like domain-containing protein: MHTHVLSSVVDDLERRGGLAARLEELTVGDAAVLVECERPSDATTVAGLAHRPSSALDADGWSGKDSTDLLEWLVDEIERPFDALEPEERLARVVGVAIVNAVSTPYVAWENGDPMSLLSPSVETVVTIGLFKPAFRKFDDVEVRVVERELPDEVSTPDSVDLRSYTPEETTAAMDGAEVVFVTGSTLIYGGIDRYLETAPPEATVVLVGATASLLPGPLFDAGVDIVAGADVVDLSRARAAVGRGVCGTGLHDNGVRKVYATRRHPSTIDLEIDGD, from the coding sequence ATGCATACGCACGTCCTGTCGTCGGTCGTCGACGACCTCGAACGACGAGGTGGACTCGCGGCGCGTCTGGAGGAGTTGACCGTCGGAGACGCGGCCGTCCTCGTAGAGTGTGAACGGCCCTCCGATGCCACGACCGTCGCCGGGCTTGCCCATCGACCGTCGTCGGCCCTCGACGCCGACGGCTGGAGCGGGAAAGACTCGACCGACCTGCTCGAGTGGCTGGTCGACGAAATCGAGCGGCCGTTCGACGCGCTCGAGCCCGAAGAGCGCCTCGCTCGAGTGGTCGGCGTCGCGATAGTGAACGCCGTTTCGACGCCGTACGTCGCGTGGGAGAACGGCGATCCGATGTCGCTGCTTTCTCCATCGGTCGAAACGGTCGTGACGATCGGACTGTTCAAACCGGCGTTTCGGAAGTTCGACGACGTCGAGGTACGGGTCGTCGAACGCGAGCTACCGGACGAGGTGTCGACGCCGGATTCGGTCGATCTGCGGTCGTACACTCCCGAGGAGACGACAGCAGCGATGGACGGTGCCGAAGTCGTCTTCGTGACTGGATCGACGCTGATCTACGGCGGGATCGATCGCTACCTCGAGACAGCACCGCCGGAGGCGACCGTGGTTCTCGTCGGCGCGACCGCGTCGCTGCTACCGGGCCCACTGTTCGACGCTGGCGTCGACATCGTCGCTGGAGCCGACGTCGTCGATCTGTCACGGGCGCGTGCGGCGGTCGGCCGTGGTGTGTGTGGAACGGGGCTACACGACAACGGCGTGCGAAAAGTCTACGCGACACGTCGTCACCCGTCGACGATCGATCTGGAAATCGACGGCGACTGA
- a CDS encoding inositol monophosphatase family protein, with protein MSHSSDRTKHRRTSVAVSAAEAGAEVATDSFRGDLEVDSKDGETDLVTQADRDAQTAVIEEIRAAFPDDPIVGEEDEELKAVPDEGPAWIVDPIDGTNNYVAGIRGFGTAVAAVVDGEPVAGANVFPALSDTYRVGPDGVFRNGEPLSVSGHTDPELATVCPTFWWDFHQRDQYANATSALVERFADIRRFGCAQLELALVAAGALEGAVTNLQANPWDTVAGVALVRAAGGTVTDLEGDRWRHDSQGLVASNGGIHDELLEAAGEIDGD; from the coding sequence ATGAGCCACTCATCTGATCGAACGAAACACCGTCGAACGTCGGTCGCCGTCAGTGCGGCCGAGGCTGGGGCCGAGGTTGCAACAGACTCGTTTCGGGGCGACCTCGAGGTCGATTCGAAAGACGGAGAGACGGACCTAGTGACACAGGCCGACCGAGACGCTCAGACGGCCGTTATCGAAGAGATCCGGGCCGCGTTTCCCGACGACCCGATCGTCGGCGAGGAAGACGAGGAACTGAAGGCGGTTCCCGACGAGGGGCCGGCCTGGATCGTCGATCCGATCGACGGGACGAACAACTACGTCGCCGGAATTCGAGGCTTCGGCACTGCCGTCGCGGCGGTCGTCGACGGCGAGCCAGTCGCCGGTGCGAACGTCTTCCCCGCACTCTCGGACACCTATCGCGTCGGTCCCGATGGAGTCTTTCGCAACGGCGAGCCACTGTCGGTCAGCGGTCACACCGATCCCGAGCTAGCGACGGTCTGTCCGACGTTCTGGTGGGACTTCCACCAGCGCGATCAGTATGCGAACGCGACCAGCGCGCTCGTCGAGCGGTTCGCCGACATCAGGCGATTCGGGTGTGCACAACTCGAGCTCGCACTCGTCGCTGCTGGCGCACTCGAGGGTGCGGTGACGAACCTGCAGGCGAACCCCTGGGATACGGTCGCCGGCGTCGCGCTGGTTCGGGCCGCTGGCGGCACCGTCACCGACCTCGAGGGAGACCGCTGGCGACACGACAGTCAGGGATTGGTGGCGTCGAACGGCGGCATTCACGACGAGTTGCTCGAGGCAGCAGGGGAGATAGACGGCGACTGA
- a CDS encoding DUF7350 domain-containing protein, with amino-acid sequence MHETDANRRIDRRTLLTATAAGTLALAGCAGDDGGDDDEGETNDEAEFEDLAVGPEFLEIEDPPDAVYLPTHRESMRTYDPIDAGDYTLAPMVSYPHPFWIVAGGAGEDNVAREEPDDGRGVHVMVTLWDEATGVVLPVDDGATLRLYKDGEQVGSPRSPWAMLSQEMGFHFGDNVSLPEDGTYTVEVDLPPLATQTTGDLEGRFDESATARFEFVYDDEFRHEVADGVDYLDEEEWGRRDALEPMDHGGHGHGSDHGKEHEHHSGEHDDHEGGDEHQDHAHVPYSALPAIDDYPDRLLVSPDDGRPDEHEDLPRSGDAAVLATLFESGFRLADGDEQYLLVSPRTPYNRVPLADASLSATIERDGDTVADDIGLGQTIDGEYDHHYGVSVANIEPGDSVTVTVESPPQVARHQGYETAFLEMPAVELEVLGET; translated from the coding sequence ATGCACGAGACAGACGCCAACCGTCGTATCGACCGCCGAACCCTCCTGACAGCCACCGCCGCAGGCACGCTCGCGCTCGCCGGGTGTGCTGGCGACGACGGCGGCGACGATGACGAGGGAGAGACGAACGACGAAGCCGAGTTCGAAGATCTCGCTGTCGGGCCCGAGTTCCTCGAGATCGAAGACCCGCCGGACGCGGTGTACCTGCCGACCCACCGGGAGTCGATGCGAACCTACGATCCGATCGATGCCGGCGATTACACTCTCGCACCGATGGTCTCCTATCCCCATCCGTTCTGGATCGTCGCGGGTGGAGCGGGAGAAGACAACGTCGCACGAGAAGAACCCGACGATGGGCGCGGCGTTCACGTGATGGTTACTCTCTGGGACGAGGCGACCGGCGTCGTCTTGCCGGTCGACGACGGGGCAACACTCCGTCTCTACAAAGACGGCGAGCAGGTCGGCTCACCGCGGTCTCCCTGGGCGATGCTCTCCCAAGAGATGGGGTTTCACTTCGGAGACAACGTCTCGCTACCCGAGGACGGCACGTACACCGTCGAGGTCGACCTGCCACCGCTTGCGACCCAAACGACGGGCGACCTCGAGGGCCGGTTCGACGAGAGTGCAACGGCGAGGTTCGAGTTCGTCTACGACGACGAGTTCCGCCACGAGGTCGCCGACGGCGTCGACTACCTCGACGAGGAAGAGTGGGGGCGACGGGACGCCCTCGAGCCGATGGATCACGGCGGACACGGTCACGGGAGCGATCACGGCAAAGAGCACGAGCATCACAGTGGCGAACACGACGATCACGAGGGCGGCGACGAACACCAAGACCACGCCCACGTCCCGTACTCCGCACTCCCCGCGATCGACGACTATCCCGATCGGCTCCTCGTCAGTCCAGACGACGGTCGTCCCGACGAACACGAGGACCTCCCGCGAAGCGGCGACGCGGCCGTCCTCGCGACGCTGTTCGAGTCCGGGTTCCGACTCGCGGACGGCGACGAGCAGTATCTCCTCGTCTCGCCACGCACACCCTACAATCGCGTTCCGCTCGCTGACGCATCGCTCTCGGCGACGATCGAACGCGACGGCGACACCGTCGCGGACGATATCGGCCTCGGGCAGACCATCGACGGCGAGTACGACCACCACTACGGTGTGTCGGTCGCCAACATCGAACCGGGGGACTCGGTGACGGTCACCGTCGAGTCGCCGCCACAGGTCGCCCGCCACCAGGGGTACGAGACGGCGTTTCTCGAGATGCCGGCGGTGGAACTCGAGGTCCTGGGGGAGACCTGA
- a CDS encoding cohesin domain-containing protein, whose translation MFERSRLPTTALALALVCAVAGTVVVGTFAAPAAAGDNIAIFALDPAETDAEVGETIEIDLVVSTHGDYVGDGIDELSATVVYDADVFSVAEVTHGEMLAHGDPDAEVTGSSEVADGEVTISQEREPSGDGAATTEPAATIAFDIAPDAPTANETLEITDASAILVSDYPQGTIERESTVSIDAVETSSGSSASTDAVPGVGAIPVLALGGAGLILYLVRQGRS comes from the coding sequence GTGTTCGAACGCTCGCGACTGCCGACTACTGCTCTCGCGCTCGCACTCGTCTGTGCCGTCGCAGGCACGGTTGTGGTCGGGACGTTCGCGGCCCCCGCCGCGGCCGGCGACAACATCGCGATCTTCGCGCTCGATCCTGCCGAAACCGACGCGGAAGTCGGCGAGACGATCGAGATAGACCTCGTAGTGAGTACTCACGGGGACTACGTCGGGGATGGGATCGACGAACTGTCCGCGACCGTCGTGTACGACGCCGATGTCTTCTCTGTCGCGGAGGTGACTCACGGCGAGATGCTCGCCCACGGCGATCCGGACGCAGAAGTCACCGGGTCCTCCGAGGTTGCCGACGGCGAAGTGACGATCAGCCAGGAACGCGAACCGTCCGGCGACGGCGCAGCGACGACCGAGCCAGCGGCCACGATCGCGTTCGACATCGCCCCGGACGCGCCGACGGCCAACGAGACGCTCGAGATCACCGACGCGTCGGCGATCCTCGTCAGCGACTATCCACAGGGAACGATCGAACGCGAGTCGACCGTCAGTATCGACGCCGTCGAGACCTCCAGTGGCTCGAGTGCGAGCACCGACGCCGTGCCCGGAGTCGGTGCAATACCGGTTCTCGCCCTCGGTGGCGCGGGTCTGATTCTCTACTTGGTACGCCAGGGCCGCTCGTAG
- a CDS encoding mandelate racemase/muconate lactonizing enzyme family protein, translating into MNSNGNDRSASALELEIRSFSLPLEQPLGTAGGSIESRDGFLVRVVDRTVDEPTATSVGYGEATPLAGWTESPDDCEAALERARTAIRSGGPSGALGEVDEQVAARHAVSLALADLKASQSATPLYRHLGQESMVGRVPVNATIGDGTPDESARTAMDAVERGFTCCKLKAGLRDLEEDVARVRRVREMVGSDVELRVDANEAWTYAEAERALEAFDELDVSVLEQPLPAGALEGHADLREAAGEVEIALDEGVLEHGIDGICSAGAADVVVLKPMALGGVDVAYEVAAWVSELEITPLVTTTIDGAVARTGAVHLAAAIPDVPACGLATAELLAEDLGRDPVVLENGAAVIPQAKGLGIDGVWPD; encoded by the coding sequence ATGAATTCGAACGGAAACGATCGCTCGGCGTCGGCTCTCGAACTCGAGATTCGGTCGTTCTCTCTGCCCCTCGAGCAGCCGCTCGGGACGGCCGGCGGGTCGATCGAGTCCCGCGACGGGTTTCTAGTGCGGGTCGTCGATCGGACGGTCGACGAACCGACGGCAACGAGCGTCGGCTACGGCGAGGCGACACCGCTTGCCGGGTGGACCGAGTCGCCCGACGACTGCGAAGCAGCCCTCGAGCGCGCCCGAACGGCGATCAGGTCTGGTGGGCCAAGCGGCGCACTCGGGGAAGTCGACGAACAGGTCGCGGCCCGCCATGCGGTCTCGCTCGCACTCGCCGACCTCAAGGCTTCCCAGTCGGCGACGCCGCTGTATCGACACCTCGGACAGGAGTCGATGGTCGGTCGCGTCCCGGTAAACGCGACGATCGGTGACGGAACGCCCGACGAGAGCGCACGGACAGCCATGGACGCGGTCGAACGCGGTTTCACGTGTTGCAAGCTGAAAGCCGGGCTCCGCGATCTCGAGGAAGACGTCGCCCGCGTCCGCCGGGTTCGCGAGATGGTCGGCTCCGATGTCGAACTCCGGGTCGACGCAAACGAGGCCTGGACCTATGCCGAGGCCGAACGCGCACTCGAGGCGTTCGACGAACTGGACGTTTCGGTCCTCGAACAACCCCTTCCAGCGGGTGCGCTCGAGGGCCACGCAGATCTCCGTGAAGCGGCCGGCGAAGTCGAGATCGCACTCGACGAAGGCGTCCTCGAGCACGGCATCGACGGGATCTGTAGCGCCGGCGCGGCCGATGTCGTCGTCCTGAAACCGATGGCACTCGGCGGTGTCGACGTCGCCTACGAGGTCGCAGCGTGGGTGAGCGAACTCGAGATCACGCCGCTTGTGACGACGACGATCGACGGCGCCGTCGCGCGAACGGGTGCCGTCCACCTCGCGGCGGCGATCCCCGACGTTCCTGCCTGTGGGCTCGCGACCGCAGAGTTGCTCGCCGAAGATCTCGGCCGCGATCCGGTCGTCCTGGAGAACGGTGCGGCAGTGATCCCACAGGCGAAGGGACTGGGTATCGACGGGGTGTGGCCGGACTGA
- a CDS encoding HTTM domain-containing protein, translated as MSPSTAPTDSGLSTIASIHKTAKSTLEPRLGIDPRALAAFRIAIGLVVLADLLLVRFPGVTTFYTDDGVFPRSTLAELYPAFETVSLHALSGGVWLQVLLLAIGVVAAVSLTVGYRARLATLVSALLLASLHARNPLVLNGGDTILLSLLVLGVFLPLERRWAIDAGSRADDGDSRLFSLATATILVHFVTIYAVNGALKFQSDSWMDGTATPRVFQLEQFVVWLGPWIAELESLLVVSNWVWTALLCGSVLLLVVTDRLRIALVSSFIVAQFGLAATMRLGVFPFVMVAALLLFLPPQVWDRLERIADPATVLPSAERPDAGLEFPPGLRRGARTVRSVFLVAFLVTIVGWQLAGAGLVDPPSSTPGELEDASWSFFAPSPPDAYWWYAWEADFEGGETVGTLVDEDGKLDRPPDAAARDPSVLWKRYGSELRAAGRTPYEPLAAYRCEQATDEYDDRPESLAVYYVEQPVTTDGPVGEPSAERRLEYAC; from the coding sequence ATGAGTCCCTCCACAGCACCGACGGACAGCGGACTGTCGACTATCGCGTCGATACACAAAACGGCGAAAAGCACCCTCGAGCCCCGGCTTGGAATCGACCCGCGAGCACTCGCTGCGTTCCGGATCGCGATCGGGTTGGTGGTGCTTGCCGACCTGCTTCTCGTCCGCTTCCCGGGCGTGACGACGTTTTACACCGACGATGGCGTGTTCCCACGATCGACGCTCGCGGAGCTGTATCCGGCGTTCGAAACAGTGTCACTGCACGCCCTCTCCGGGGGCGTCTGGCTTCAGGTGCTTTTGCTTGCGATCGGCGTCGTCGCCGCCGTCTCCCTGACTGTCGGCTACCGGGCCCGACTTGCGACGCTCGTCTCTGCCCTCTTGCTCGCGTCTCTCCACGCGAGGAATCCGCTGGTGCTCAACGGTGGCGACACGATCTTGCTGTCACTGCTCGTCCTCGGGGTCTTCCTGCCCCTCGAGCGTCGGTGGGCGATCGACGCGGGGTCTCGAGCCGACGACGGCGACAGCCGCCTGTTTTCGCTCGCGACCGCGACGATTCTCGTTCACTTCGTGACCATCTACGCGGTCAACGGCGCGCTCAAGTTCCAGAGCGACTCCTGGATGGACGGGACAGCAACACCGCGGGTCTTTCAACTGGAGCAGTTCGTCGTCTGGCTCGGCCCCTGGATCGCGGAGCTGGAGTCGCTTCTGGTCGTCTCGAACTGGGTCTGGACGGCACTGCTCTGTGGCTCCGTTCTGTTGCTCGTCGTCACCGACCGGCTCCGGATCGCGCTCGTCTCGTCGTTCATCGTCGCACAGTTCGGGCTCGCGGCGACGATGCGACTCGGTGTCTTTCCCTTCGTGATGGTCGCTGCACTCCTGTTGTTCCTGCCGCCGCAGGTCTGGGATCGACTCGAGCGGATCGCCGATCCCGCCACAGTGTTGCCCTCCGCCGAGCGACCAGACGCGGGCCTCGAGTTCCCGCCGGGGCTTCGTCGCGGCGCGCGGACCGTTCGCTCCGTCTTCCTCGTCGCCTTCCTCGTGACGATCGTCGGCTGGCAGTTGGCAGGTGCTGGCCTCGTCGATCCGCCGTCGTCGACACCCGGCGAACTCGAGGACGCGAGCTGGTCTTTCTTCGCGCCGAGCCCGCCCGACGCCTACTGGTGGTACGCCTGGGAAGCAGACTTCGAGGGTGGCGAGACGGTCGGGACGCTCGTCGACGAGGACGGCAAACTCGACCGGCCGCCCGACGCTGCCGCCAGGGACCCCTCGGTTCTCTGGAAACGATACGGCTCGGAGCTTCGGGCCGCCGGTCGGACGCCGTACGAACCGCTGGCAGCGTATCGATGTGAGCAAGCCACAGACGAGTACGACGATCGGCCAGAGTCACTGGCCGTTTACTACGTCGAACAGCCGGTCACGACGGACGGACCGGTCGGAGAGCCGTCGGCGGAGCGACGACTCGAGTACGCCTGCTAA
- a CDS encoding DUF7405 family protein yields MTLPDRSALSRRDYVRTLVAVGGASALAACLETVRDDEERLIPSGTDEPGSLPARQHAWNDTLPTDDHGNVTPPEHHVLVALSLAEGVDPTDGDARKTAESALRTLERAYEWSNEGLLFTLGYTPTYFTRFDESLPASVDLPTPEPLLRGGTPALDEYDAILHLASDEPDAALEAEQALFGDRETVNGIDLETDLTGVFESLEDRRRTGFVGEGLPAEYVDVPGVPDSIPEEAPFFMGFRSGFRRNQATEDRVTIESGPFAGGTTQQLSSMELQLEVWFEQENHFQRVSKLFSQEHAADDLVGDYGEALADSNGLTDERIESTAADAREHGVVGHAQKTARARVDGEPPLLRRDFNTVDGDRPGLHFLSLQREIDDFVRVREAMNGEALDVPSANNGILHYVFVDRRGNYLIPPRSLRALPSPDPDAEYRTDD; encoded by the coding sequence GTGACGCTCCCAGATCGGTCCGCGCTCTCCCGCCGAGACTACGTCCGGACGCTCGTCGCCGTCGGTGGAGCGAGTGCGCTCGCTGCCTGCCTCGAGACGGTCCGCGACGACGAGGAGCGGCTGATTCCGTCGGGAACCGACGAGCCCGGTTCGCTTCCTGCTCGCCAGCACGCCTGGAACGACACACTCCCGACCGACGACCACGGCAATGTAACGCCGCCGGAACACCACGTGCTGGTCGCACTCTCGCTCGCAGAGGGTGTCGATCCCACCGACGGTGACGCCCGCAAAACCGCCGAATCCGCGCTTCGAACGCTCGAGCGTGCCTACGAGTGGAGCAACGAGGGGCTGTTGTTTACACTCGGCTACACGCCGACGTACTTCACCCGGTTCGACGAGTCGCTGCCAGCGTCCGTCGACTTGCCGACACCGGAGCCGCTGCTCCGCGGGGGCACCCCCGCGCTCGACGAGTACGACGCCATCTTGCACCTCGCGAGCGACGAACCGGACGCCGCTCTCGAGGCAGAACAGGCGCTGTTCGGTGATCGGGAGACGGTCAACGGTATCGACCTCGAGACGGATCTCACTGGCGTCTTCGAGTCACTCGAGGATCGCCGCCGAACGGGATTCGTCGGCGAGGGGTTGCCAGCCGAGTACGTGGACGTTCCAGGCGTTCCCGATTCGATTCCGGAAGAAGCCCCGTTTTTTATGGGGTTCCGCTCGGGCTTTCGCCGAAATCAGGCGACCGAGGATCGGGTGACGATCGAGTCCGGCCCGTTCGCCGGTGGGACGACCCAGCAACTCTCTTCGATGGAGCTGCAACTCGAGGTCTGGTTCGAGCAGGAAAACCACTTTCAGCGGGTTTCGAAGCTGTTCAGCCAAGAACATGCTGCGGACGACCTCGTCGGCGACTACGGCGAGGCGCTCGCGGACTCGAACGGGCTGACCGACGAACGAATCGAGTCGACGGCGGCGGACGCACGCGAACACGGCGTCGTCGGCCACGCACAGAAGACTGCGCGCGCGAGAGTCGACGGCGAACCGCCGTTGCTTCGCCGGGACTTCAACACCGTCGACGGGGACCGACCAGGGCTGCACTTCCTCTCGCTGCAGCGCGAGATCGACGACTTCGTCCGGGTCCGCGAAGCGATGAACGGGGAGGCCCTCGACGTGCCGTCGGCGAACAACGGCATCCTCCACTACGTCTTCGTCGATCGGCGCGGTAACTACCTGATTCCGCCGCGGTCGCTGCGGGCGCTTCCGTCGCCCGACCCGGATGCGGAGTACAGAACGGACGATTGA